One genomic window of Cellulophaga sp. Hel_I_12 includes the following:
- a CDS encoding type IX secretion system membrane protein PorP/SprF, with translation MFKKSLLFIFIGLLALLKVNAQDSNPFLTYDMPGQNLLKFNRFLINPTFSTVREDKSYFNLLHRNQSATINDNAQTYFLSYSGRINDRTGLGLSLFTQQFGAISNYGVLANYAYGVKLSDKSNFTFGANVSYYRSGLDRGRSSTVDPNDPLLNGIPDSNLLTFQPGFNISYGKFDFGVFAENLFDYNLQTSSSLTEFADKTFSGHIQYTHQFENGNGILEGGRLMPLARIKKGGEKYQIADSDLILGGSLILDLPKLGWVQGGYDNFFGASAGIGFNLSKRLSLGYTMEKGLSNNFADFGLTHEISFAYSITPNLTEDRVLFEDDNELVENTLEDVMPLSSKDEELDKLRKALAENNEILAELMFRQDSIEASRNSDLERRFDMVMRMVRRETNGENPEIEEKAKQIYLLNNLKTQDATSLASNETKNTEDYNTAALASNNKKPAADQQETTKETVVASTTAIPQSTSVKTTIVPEQEKDAFTQVTKSKSIKSRKFRNLEGVRDGYYVVANVYKNTHYMHKFIDELKAKGIEADYFENKKTGLHYVYLKHDQSLDGAMASYASNVDQKYTGEKWIMNVDNSTYDNTAYAENSQKIREKSSKYSVTNLQKNVITKDNMAVAITPKVQSYKVSGVDGGYYIIANVFASAKNANNFVKLLNSQGLNASYFINPENNYRYVYLKKHDSWSNALVSYYSKINNAYQQKMWVMKVSQKLMA, from the coding sequence ATGTTTAAGAAGAGTTTACTTTTTATTTTTATAGGCCTACTAGCACTACTCAAAGTTAATGCGCAGGATAGCAATCCTTTTTTAACTTATGATATGCCTGGTCAGAATCTATTAAAATTTAATCGATTTTTAATAAACCCAACCTTTTCTACGGTTCGGGAAGATAAATCGTATTTTAACTTACTGCATAGAAACCAATCGGCAACGATCAACGATAATGCTCAAACCTATTTTTTAAGTTACAGTGGTCGTATCAACGATAGAACTGGATTGGGTCTAAGTTTGTTTACACAACAATTTGGTGCCATTAGTAATTATGGCGTACTTGCCAACTACGCTTATGGCGTTAAGTTAAGCGATAAAAGTAATTTTACCTTTGGTGCAAACGTTTCATATTACCGCAGTGGCCTTGACAGAGGCAGAAGTAGTACTGTAGATCCAAACGATCCCTTATTAAATGGCATTCCTGATAGTAATTTATTGACCTTTCAACCAGGTTTTAATATTTCATATGGCAAGTTCGACTTTGGCGTTTTTGCCGAAAACCTTTTCGATTATAACTTACAAACAAGTAGCTCACTTACTGAGTTCGCAGATAAAACCTTTTCAGGACATATCCAATATACCCATCAGTTTGAAAATGGAAATGGCATTCTTGAAGGGGGTCGTTTAATGCCTTTGGCGCGGATTAAAAAAGGGGGTGAAAAATACCAAATTGCAGACAGTGATCTTATTCTGGGTGGAAGTCTAATACTAGATTTACCTAAATTGGGTTGGGTTCAAGGGGGCTATGATAACTTTTTTGGAGCTTCGGCAGGTATTGGGTTTAACCTTAGTAAAAGGTTGTCCCTTGGCTATACCATGGAGAAAGGTTTGTCTAACAATTTTGCAGATTTCGGTCTTACCCATGAAATATCATTTGCCTACTCTATTACACCAAACCTAACTGAAGATCGGGTATTGTTTGAAGACGACAATGAACTGGTAGAAAACACTCTAGAAGATGTAATGCCTTTAAGTTCAAAAGATGAAGAACTTGATAAATTAAGAAAAGCCCTAGCAGAAAACAATGAAATTTTAGCTGAACTTATGTTTAGACAAGATTCTATTGAGGCCAGTAGAAATAGTGATTTAGAACGCCGCTTTGATATGGTTATGCGCATGGTGCGAAGAGAAACCAATGGGGAAAACCCAGAAATCGAAGAAAAAGCAAAACAAATATATTTACTCAATAACTTAAAAACACAAGATGCTACAAGCTTGGCATCGAATGAGACAAAAAATACCGAAGATTATAATACTGCTGCCCTCGCATCTAATAACAAAAAACCTGCCGCAGACCAGCAAGAAACCACGAAAGAAACTGTTGTCGCTTCTACAACTGCAATACCTCAAAGCACGAGCGTAAAAACTACAATTGTACCAGAACAGGAAAAAGATGCCTTTACTCAAGTTACCAAAAGCAAATCTATTAAAAGTAGAAAATTTAGAAACTTAGAAGGGGTACGTGATGGCTATTATGTGGTAGCCAACGTATACAAGAATACCCATTATATGCACAAGTTTATAGATGAACTTAAAGCAAAGGGAATTGAAGCAGATTATTTTGAAAACAAAAAAACCGGATTGCATTACGTGTATTTAAAACATGATCAAAGTTTAGATGGCGCAATGGCTTCTTATGCATCGAATGTAGATCAGAAGTATACTGGCGAAAAATGGATTATGAATGTTGACAATTCTACTTATGACAACACTGCCTATGCAGAAAATAGTCAAAAAATAAGAGAAAAATCCTCAAAATACAGTGTTACTAATTTACAAAAAAATGTGATTACTAAAGATAATATGGCTGTAGCTATAACTCCTAAAGTACAAAGCTACAAAGTGTCAGGTGTTGATGGTGGCTACTATATAATTGCTAATGTTTTTGCTAGTGCTAAAAATGCAAATAACTTTGTAAAGCTTTTAAACTCTCAGGGACTAAATGCTAGTTATTTTATTAATCCAGAAAATAACTATCGGTATGTTTATCTAAAAAAACACGATTCTTGGAGTAATGCATTGGTGTCTTATTATTCAAAAATAAATAATGCCTACCAACAAAAGATGTGGGTCATGAAAGTATCCCAAAAATTGATGGCTTAG
- a CDS encoding gliding motility-associated C-terminal domain-containing protein has product MKNPTMHSKNLVLTFALLLFSLGLIAQTLNTPTPIKNPNFGGSGSAWTSACASATFNEYFVNFTWVASPNVNSDNNFVLELSNASGDFTNPTALTTITDKNNSTDFNIRFVLPTNTRGSGYKLRVKSTSPVLYSPSTIGYNMYYIDYKSPIRITENGSGVIGNGKISVCDGGSAVIAVDNVPNAETYQYIWRKSSTILAAKGPSIAVSDSGMYTVEIDYGPVCSGSAGTLSNLITVEAGTKIGISINTPAQTSFCAGEAAAPLEATLNNAAIFYTWYKDGTVVSPKTQGKFSYNIDTNAANFNGDYTVKIEGDGICSETTTAVAISKTGEFTITENNALDLVILPGQTKSLSISTTATSPTYQWYRNGSAVSGATNSSLSTTQSGVYYVQVSQSGACAANTNSKNTTVVAPASLELSTNYTTAYENCKNSAIGLDVIAINAVAPNGTKIDVTADLKTALSYQWKKDGAAVSGGTTSSLSLSDVSENGNYVLEASIDAFNMVSNSLSVVLTTSETLEITASDLTVCNTTDPINISTATNLTGETFQWLKNGVSINTTDATLMTTDTGIYQLVISRGGCPVTSNEISIKPFDATLISLDTPSAVVFPEGSSKTITASGGTAYEWTDAANTSISSSNSVTLTTEGTYMLKAYIDACVVLKEITVTYKDTFRIPNVITVNGDGINDSWLLPNTYSKKADIGVVIYNSQGVEVFNVTDYQNNWPQSTTEFPSQNMVFYYTIKKGSEILKQGTITVIK; this is encoded by the coding sequence ATTTTGTCAATTTTACTTGGGTAGCAAGTCCAAATGTAAATAGTGACAATAATTTTGTTCTAGAACTTTCTAATGCCAGTGGCGATTTTACGAATCCAACCGCCCTAACAACCATCACTGATAAAAATAATAGCACTGACTTCAATATCAGATTTGTACTCCCCACGAATACTAGAGGGAGCGGTTACAAGCTCAGAGTAAAAAGTACAAGTCCTGTTTTATACAGCCCTTCTACCATAGGCTACAATATGTACTATATTGATTATAAAAGCCCGATTAGAATAACAGAAAACGGCAGTGGCGTTATTGGAAATGGGAAAATATCTGTATGCGATGGTGGATCTGCCGTCATAGCCGTAGATAACGTGCCAAATGCCGAGACCTACCAATATATATGGAGAAAAAGTTCTACCATACTAGCCGCAAAAGGACCCTCTATCGCAGTTTCTGATAGTGGTATGTACACCGTTGAAATTGATTATGGTCCAGTTTGTTCTGGTTCGGCAGGAACCTTATCGAACTTAATTACGGTAGAAGCGGGGACAAAAATCGGTATTTCTATCAATACACCTGCACAGACTTCATTCTGTGCTGGAGAAGCAGCGGCGCCATTAGAGGCTACCTTAAATAATGCGGCTATTTTTTACACCTGGTATAAAGATGGAACAGTCGTAAGTCCTAAAACACAAGGAAAATTTTCGTACAACATAGATACCAACGCTGCTAACTTTAATGGAGATTATACTGTAAAAATTGAAGGTGACGGCATTTGCTCTGAAACAACAACGGCCGTAGCCATTAGTAAAACAGGAGAATTTACTATAACTGAAAATAATGCCTTAGACCTCGTTATACTTCCTGGACAAACTAAGTCTTTAAGTATTAGCACTACTGCTACTAGCCCAACATACCAATGGTATCGCAACGGAAGTGCTGTATCGGGCGCAACCAATAGTAGTTTAAGCACAACTCAGAGCGGGGTGTATTATGTACAAGTAAGCCAAAGTGGCGCCTGTGCAGCCAACACAAATTCGAAAAACACAACAGTTGTTGCTCCTGCGAGCTTAGAACTTAGTACCAATTACACCACAGCCTATGAAAATTGTAAAAACAGTGCTATTGGTTTAGATGTTATTGCTATTAACGCCGTAGCACCAAATGGTACAAAAATCGATGTCACCGCAGACCTAAAGACTGCCTTAAGCTACCAGTGGAAAAAAGATGGTGCTGCTGTTAGTGGAGGAACCACATCAAGTTTAAGCCTAAGCGATGTATCAGAAAATGGAAACTATGTTTTAGAAGCAAGTATAGATGCTTTTAACATGGTATCAAACAGCTTAAGTGTAGTTTTAACTACCAGCGAAACTCTAGAAATTACGGCAAGTGATTTAACGGTTTGTAATACTACAGATCCAATAAATATAAGCACTGCTACCAATTTAACAGGAGAAACTTTCCAGTGGCTTAAAAATGGTGTTAGCATCAACACAACAGACGCCACCTTAATGACAACAGACACTGGAATATACCAATTGGTTATTTCTAGAGGGGGCTGCCCAGTAACTTCAAATGAAATATCCATTAAGCCCTTTGACGCCACCTTAATAAGCTTAGACACCCCATCGGCCGTAGTTTTCCCAGAGGGCAGCTCTAAAACAATTACTGCCAGCGGTGGTACTGCTTATGAGTGGACTGATGCCGCCAACACTAGCATAAGTAGCAGTAATTCTGTTACCTTAACAACAGAAGGTACTTATATGCTGAAAGCCTATATTGATGCCTGTGTAGTCCTTAAAGAAATTACAGTTACCTATAAAGATACATTTAGAATACCAAACGTTATAACAGTAAACGGTGATGGTATTAACGACTCGTGGTTATTGCCCAATACCTACTCTAAAAAGGCCGATATCGGCGTAGTCATTTATAATAGTCAAGGAGTAGAAGTGTTTAATGTAACCGATTATCAAAATAATTGGCCACAATCAACCACCGAATTTCCATCTCAAAATATGGTTTTTTATTACACCATTAAAAAAGGCAGTGAAATATTGAAACAAGGAACAATAACCGTTATCAAGTAA